The Microcebus murinus isolate Inina chromosome 4, M.murinus_Inina_mat1.0, whole genome shotgun sequence genome has a segment encoding these proteins:
- the LPAR2 gene encoding lysophosphatidic acid receptor 2: protein MGQCYYNQTIGFFYNNSGKELSSHWRPKDVIVVALGLTVSVLVLLTNLLVIAAIASNRRFHQPIYYLLGNLAAADLFAGVAYLFLMFHTGPRTARLSLEGWFVRQGLLDTSLTASVATLLAIAVERHRSVMAVQLHSRLPRGRVVMLIVGVWVAALGLGLLPAHSWHCLCALDRCSRMAPLLSRSYLAVWALSSLFVFLLMVAVYTRIFFYVRRRVQRMAEHVSCHPRYRETTLSLVKTVVIILGAFVVCWTPGQVVLLLDGLDCKSCNVLAVEKYFLLLAEANSLVNAVVYSCRDAEMRRTFRHLLCCVCLRRSTHASARCASSAQASASTRIMLPENGHSLMDSTL from the exons ATGGGCCAGTGCTACTACAACCAGACCATTGGCTTCTTCTACAACAACAGTGGCAAGGAGCTTAGCTCTCACTGGCGGCCCAAGGATGTGATTGTGGTGGCCCTGGGGCTGACTGTCAGTGTGCTGGTGTTGCTGACCAACTTGCTGGTCATAGCAGCCATCGCCTCCAACCGCCGCTTCCACCAGCCCATTTACTACCTGCTGGGCAACCTGGCTGCCGCAGACCTCTTTGCCGGTGTGGCCTACCTCTTCCTCATGTTCCACACGGGTCCACGCACTGCTCGGCTCTCGCTTGAGGGCTGGTTTGTGCGGCAGGGCCTGCTGGACACAAGCCTCACGGCGTCAGTGGCCACACTGCTGGCCATCGCCGTAGAGCGGCACCGCAGCGTGATGGCGGTGCAGCTGCACAGCCGCCTGCCCCGTGGCCGTGTGGTCATGCTCATCGTGGGCGTGTGGGTGGCTGcgctgggcctggggctgctgcCTGCCCACTCCTGGCACTGCCTCTGTGCCCTGGACCGCTGTTCGCGCATGGCCCCCCTGCTCAGCCGCTCCTACCTGGCCGTCTGGGCACTGTCCAGCTTGTTTGTCTTCCTGCTCATGGTGGCCGTCTACACCCGAATTTTCTTCTATGTGCGGCGGCGAGTGCAGCGCATGGCGGAGCACGTCAGCTGCCACCCTCGCTACCGAGAGACCACACTGAGCCTGGTCAAGACCGTTGTCATCATCCTGG GGGCATTTGTGGTCTGCTGGACACCAGGCCAGGTGGTACTGCTCCTGGACGGTCTGGACTGCAAATCCTGCAATGTCCTGGCTGTAGAGAAGTATTTCCTACTCTTGGCCGAGGCCAATTCGCTGGTCAATGCTGTAGTGTACTCATGCCGAGATGCTGAGATGCGCCGCACCTTccgccacctcctctgctgcgtGTGCCTCCGCCGGTCCACTCACGCTTCTGCCCGCTGTGCATCCTCTGCCCAGGCAAGTGCCAGCACTCGTATCATGCTTCCTGAAAATGGCCACTCCCTGATGGACTCCACTCTTTAG